GCGTCGTTGCCGTACCGCCATGTGCTGACGCTGCCCACGATGGGCTCGGCGGTGCGGATCGCGCGGGAGACGACGGAACAGGAGCTGGCGGAGTGGGGCGTGGGCCCGCAGGAGCCTTGTACGGGGCCCGCGTTGCTCATCCTGAGCGAGCTGGTGGCCAACAGTGTGCGCCACGCGGCGGTGCTCTCCCCGAATGTGACGGTGATCTTCGCGGGCGGGCCGGACGCGTTCGCGTTCGGCGTCCACGACCGGCACCCGTACCGTCCCGCGCTCCACACCCCGGCCGTCACCGGTGCCGGGCGGGGGCTGGCCACGGTGATGGAGCTGACGCTGGAGCTGGGCGGCAGCGCGGTGGTGCGGGGGGACGCGGACGAGGGCGGGAAGAGCATCTGGGTCACGTTTCCGCTGCGGCGGCCGGCGGGGTCCCGAGGCCGGTGAGATCAGGATTCCCGCCGCAAGAGCTGCGCGGGTGTGGGAAAGGCAGGAACGCACCATGAGCGACATCGTCGTGAAGGACGGCAACGGGAACGTGCTGGCGGACGGTGACTCCGTGACCACGGTCAAGGACCTGAAGGTGAAGGGCACGTCGGAGACGCTCAAGCGTGGCACGCTCGTGAAGAACATCCGGCTCACGGGCCGTGCGGGCGAGATCGAGTGCAACACGAAGAAGGTGAAGGGGCTCGTGCTGAGGACCGAGTTCCTGAAGAAGGCCTGACCCCTTCGGCCCCGGTTCATCCTCGCGCCGGGAAGGCGCGAGGATGAACCCATGGAGAAGAGAGTTCGCCCGACGCGCTGTACCGGCTGGTCCGCGCGCGGTGCGGCGCGGTACGGAACGGGGGCCCACCGGTGAGTACGCCGCTGTACCGGCTGAAGGCCGAGTTCTTCAAGACCCTGGGGCATCCGGTGCGCATCCGGGTGCTGGAGCTGCTCAGCGAACGTGAGCACGCGGTCTCGGAGATGCTGGCGGTGATGGGGGTCGAGGCCGCCCATCTCTCGCAGCAGCTGGCGGTGTTGCGCCGGGCGGGTCTGGTGGTGGCGCGGCGGGAGGGTTCGGCCGTGTACTACACGCTGGCCGCCCCGGAGGTGGCGGAGCTGCTGCGGGTGGCGCGGACGATCCTGACGGAGGTGCTGACCGGGCAGGCGGAGCTGCTGGCGGATCTGCGGGCGGCGGACCCGAGGGGTGAGGGGCCGGCGGGCAGGTGATGCCCGCCGGCCCCTCACCCCGTCCGTCGGCTCAGTGTTCCGTCGTGCGTACGGCCAGGGCGCGGCGGAGGTCGTCCAGCTGGTCGACCAGCTTGCGGCGCAGGGCCGGGATGAGGGCCGGGTCCTTGAGGGCGCGGGTGCCGGTGGCGAGGCTCTCGGTGTCGACGGCGTACGCGGGGAAGGCGTAGCGTCCGGCGGCCTCCGCGATGGCCGGGCCGCGGCGGGCGGCGAGTGCGGTGGCGTCGGGGTAGAAGCGGTCGACGTACGCGCTCAGCAGTTCGCCCTGGCCGGGCTGCCAGAAGCCCTGGGCGGTGGCGGTGAACAGGTAGTTGGACAGGGTGTCGTCGCCGAACATGGCCTGCCAGGCGGCGGCCTTGGCCTCGGGGGTGGGCAGGGCGGCCCGGCAGCGGGCGGCGCCTTCGCGGCCGGTGGCGCTGGGGTCGGCGGCGAGTTCGGCGTCGATGGCCGCCTCGTCGGTGGCGCCGAGGACGGCGAGGCGGGTGAGGATGCGCCAGCGCAGCTCGGGGTCGAGTTCGGGTCCGCCGTGGACGGTGCCCTCGGTGAGCCAGCTCTGGAGGGTGTCCGGCTGGGTGGCGGCGTCGATGAAGTGGCGTACGGCGGTGAGGCGCAGGCCCGGGTGGGAGCCGTCCTCCGTGCGGCGGATCAGGTCGCGGCAGAGGCTGGAGAGGGTGGCGAGGGCGGCCGGGCGGGTCTCGGGTGTGGTGTAGCGGGCGGCGATCTGGCCGTCGGCGAAGGCCAGGACGCCCTGGACGAGGGCGAGGTCGCTCTCGTACGGGAGGTGGGTGCGGGCGGCGGTGAGGTAGCGCGCCGGGTCCAGCTCGCCGTCGCGGACCATGTCGCGGGCCGCGTTCCAGATGACGGCCCGGGTCAGGGCGTCGGGGATCGCGGAGAGGTGGGTGAGGGCGGTGTCCCAGGAGGCTGCGTCGAGGCGGATCTTGGCGTAGGTGAGGTCGCCGTCGTTGAGGACCACGAGGGCGGGGCGGCGGCCGGGGCGGACCAGGGGTGTGCCGTCGCCGGGGATGTCGCGTTCGAAGCGGTCGCGCGGGGCGAGGTGGCCGGGGCCCGCCTGGGTGTTGAGGGCGTGGTCGAAGGTGGAGACGGTGATGCGGTGGGGGCGGCTGCCGTCGCGCTCCACGGCGAGCGCCCAGGACTGTCCGGCATCGGTGGGCCCGGTGGGCTCGTGGACGTCGGCGGTGAGGGTGTCGACGCCGGAGGTGCGCAGCCACTGCTCGGCCCAGGCGTGGACGTCGCGGTCGGTGGCGGAGGCGAGGTTGTCGATGAAGTCGGCGAGGGTCGCGTTGGCGAACTTGTGCCGGGCGAAGTGGGTGTTGATCCCGGCGAGGAAGTCCTTCTCGCCGAGCCAGGCGACGAGCTGGCGGAGCGCGGAGGCGCCCTTGGCGTAGCTGATGCCGTCGAAGTTGAGGAGCGCGGAGGCGGTGTCGGGCACGGCCTCGGGGTCGGGGGCGACCGGGTGGGTGGAGGGGCGCTGGTCGGCGTCGTAGCCCCAGCCCTTGCGCGCGACACCGAACTCGACCCAGGTGTCGGTGAACCGGGTGGCTTCGGTGAGGGTCTGGTAGCCCATGTACTCGGCGAAGGACTCGTTCAGCCAGATGTCGTCCCACCAGCTGAGGGTGACGAGGTCGCCGAACCACATGTGGGCCATCTCGTGGGAGACGACCATGGCGCGGGTCTGGCGCTCGGTGTCGGTGACGGCCGAGCGGTAGACGAACTCGTCGCGGAAGGTGACGAGTCCGGGGTTCTCCATGGCGCCCGCGTTGAACTCGGGGACGAAGGCCTGGTCGTAGGAGTCGAACGGGTAGGGCTCGTCGAACTTCTCGTGGTACCGGTCGAAGCAGGCGCGGGTGATGGAGAGGATCTCGTCCGCGTCGGCGTCCAGGTAGGGCGCGAGGGAGCGCCGGCAGTGGAGGCCGAAGGGCAGTCCGGCGTGCCGGGTGGTGACCGAGTGCCAGGGGCCCGCGGCGACGGCGACGAGGTAGGTGGAGATGAGAGGGGTGGGCGCGATGGTCCAGCGCCCGTCGCCGGTGTGTTCGGCGACGCCGTTGCCGAGGACGGTCCAGCCTTCGGGGGCAGTGACCTCGATGGCGAAGACGGACTTGAGGTCGGGCTGGTCGAAGGCGGCGAAGACCCGCTGGACGTCCTCCATGAACAGCTGCGTGTAGAGGTACGTCTCGCCGTCGGCGGGGTCGGTGAAGCGGTGCATCCCCTCGCCGGTGCGCGAGTAGCTCATCGCGGCGTCCACCCGCAGTTCGTGGACGCCGGGGGTGAGGCCGGTGAGGGGGTAGCGGTTCCCGTCGAGGAGGGCGGGGTCCAGGGCTGTCCGTCCAGAGCGATGGAGCGCAGGGTGGCGGGCCTGACCTCGACGAAGGTGTCACCCGCCGCGCGGACGGTGAACCGGACGGCGGTCCTGGAGTCGAAGGTCTCCTCGCCGGTGGTGAGGTCGAGGGCGATCGTGTACCGCTCCACGTCGATGATCTGGGCTCGGGTCTGCGCTTCGTCGCGCGTCAGTACGGACATGGGGGCCATGCTGCCGTACGGCGTGGGGCGGGCGCAGGGGGGTTCTCGCTGGGCGTACGGGCGGACCGGGGCGGGCGGATACCCCCTGGGGGCAGTGGCCGCTTACCATCTCCTGGGCGCGGCACACCGAGTACCGAGGACATCCTCATGACACTCACGCCTGCGCGCGATGCCGGCTCCGCTCCCCCTGCCCGCTCCCCCGGTCTGCCGCGCCGTGCCGCTGACGAGTTCGGGCTGACGGCGCTGTTGCTCCTGGGCGTCGTGAGCGGGGTGCGGTGGCTCTTCGCACCGGACGGGTACGGAGGGAGCGGGACGGCGTTCGTCCTGCTCGGGGCGGGGGTCGGCGCGCTGCTCACCGCCCTCGTCCGCTCCGCGCCCGGGCGGCGCTCGGGCGGGCACCTGAACCCGGCGGTCACCCTCGCCCTGTGGCGGATCGGGGCGTTCCCGGGGCGGGAGGTGGTGCCGTACGCCGCCGCGCAGTTCGGCGGCTCGGTGGTGGGGACGTGGCTGGCGGGGCTGGTGTGGGGGCCGGTGGTCGCCCGGCCGCCGGTCTCCCACGCGGTGGTGCGGCCCGGTCCGGGCTGGGGCGAGGGGGCCGTCATGGCGGCCGAGGCCGGGGTGCTGGCCGGGTCGGCGCTGCTGCTCGCCGGGCTCCAGGCGCATCCGGTGGGCCGAAGACTTCTCCCGTACGCCGTCGGGCTGGTCACCGCCCTGGTGATCGCGGTGCTCGGTCCGCTGAGCGGCGGATCGGCCAACCCGGCCCGGCAGTTGGGCCCGGCGCTGCTGTCGGGCGAGCCCGGGCTGCTGTGGGTGTACGGGGGCGGGCCGGTGCTGGGGGCGGTGGCCGGTGCAGGGGTGGTGGCGGTGGTGCGCGCGGGAGGGTGGGCGCGGGGGTGGCGTACGGGAGGCTCGGCGTGGGACCGGGGGGACGGCCCGGCGCGGGGCTGGTGGCGGTGGCGGGCCGGAGGCTGAGCGCGAGGTCGGGTGGGCGGACCGGCGCCGGGGCGCGGCGGGCGTCCCGGCGGGCCGCCCGTCAGGCCTCGGTGGCCGTAGCGTTCCCGTTCCCCGTCTCCTCCGCGATGCGCTCGTGGTGGCGGATGACCTCGGCGATGATGAAGTTCAGCAGCTTCTCGGCGAACGCCGGGTCCAGGTTGGCGCTCTGCGCGAGCTGCCGCAGCCGGGTGATCTGGCGGGTCTCGCGGGCCGGGTCGGCGGGCGGGAGCTGGTGGTCGGCCTTGAGGCGGCCGACCTGCTGGGTGGCCTTGAAGCGCTCGGCGAGCATGTGGACGACGGCGGCGTCGATGTTGTCGATGGACTCGCGCAGCCGGTTCAGCTCGGCCTGGACGGACGCGTCGATTTCGCTCGTACTCATGGTCAGCGAGCTTAGACGTCCCTCCTCACGGCCGGATCATCGGCGGGTCGTCCGGGTCGGGCACCTGGTCGCTCCAGCCGCCGGGGACGCTGCGCCCCTGCTGCTCGCGGAAGCGGACGGGGGCGGTGCCGACGCGGCGGGCGAAGAGGCGGGAGAAGTAGGCGGGGTCGTCGTAGCCGACGCGGCGGGCGACGGCGGCGACGGGGAGGTCGGTGGCGGCGAGCAGTTCCTTGGCCCGGCCGAGGCGGATGGTGAGCAGGTAGTCCTTGGGGCTGCATCCGGCGCCGCGCCGCACGGCGGTGCGCAGTTCGGCGGGGGTCATGCCGTGTTTCGCGGCGTGCTCGGCGACGGTGAGCGGCTGGTAGGCGTCGCGGGCGAGCGCCTGGAGGACCGGGTCGCCGTCGGGGCCGAGGTCGGCGCGGGCGCGGCGCAGGGAGACCAGGAGTTCGTGGACGGCGGCCGCGGTCTCGACCTCCAGCAGGGGGTTGCCGCGGCGGGCGGCGCGCACGATGCGGCCGACGGCGGCGCGGGGGGCGGCGGTGTCGGAGAGCGGGACGAGGGGGCGGTCGGGTTCGATGCAGCCGAGCTCGGTGTACGTGGTGGTGGCGGGGCCGGTGAAGTCGACGAAGCTCTCGTCCCAGCCGGTGCCGGGGTCGGCGCCGTAGTGGTGCGGGGTTCCGGGGGTGAGCCAGATCAGGGTGGGGCCGGTGACGGGGGTGCGGCGTCCGTCGGGGCCGGCGAACCAGCCGGTGCCGGAGTTGACGATCACGGCGACGTGGTGGTCGAGGGTGCGGGGGCCGACGGTGGGCAGGGCGCCGTGCTGGAGACCGACGCCGAGGCAGACGAGGCCGAGGCGGTGGTGGAGCGGGCTGGGGGTGAAGAAGCGCATCCAGGTGTGGTACATCGCGGCCTTCCCCTCCCAGGGTCATGGATTCGTCGCGTCCATGGGGTCCGTTGCGTCCAATCAGCAGCGATCTTTGTCCATGGACCCGTCGTGACGCCAGAGGTCACAGTGGTCGGACCATTTCACGCCAGGGCCGCCGGGTGCGGCGGAGCACAGGAGCGTACGAGCACGATGACCGACTTCACCGTGGGGGACGACCACTTCCGGATCGGCGGGAAGCCCGTGCGCCTGCTGTCGGGTGCCCTGCACTACTTCCGGGTGCACGAGGAGCAGTGGGACCACCGGCTGGCGATGCTGGCGGCGATGGGGCTGAACTGCGTCGAGACGTACGTGCCGTGGAATCTGCACGAGGAGCGCGAGGGCGCGTACCGGGATGTGGGGGCGCTGGGCCGGTTCCTGGACGCGGTGGAGCGGGCCGGGCTGTGGGCGATCGTGCGCCCGGGTCCGTACATCTGTGCCGAGTGGGAGAACGGCGGGCTGCCCCTCTGGGTGACGGGCCGGTTCGGTCGACGGGTGCGGACGCGGGACGACGGCTACCGGGCGGTGGTGGAGCGGTGGTTCCGGGAGCTGCTGCCGCAGGTGGTGGAGCGGGAGATCGGCCGGGGCGGCCCGGTGATCCTGGTGCAGGCGGAGAACGAGTACGGGAGTTACGGCTCCGACGCGGTGTATCTGGAGTGGCTGGCGGGGCTGTTGCGGCGGTGCGGGGTGAGCGTGCCGCTGTTCACGTCGGACGGCCCGGAGGACCACATGCTGACCGGCGGTTCCGTGCCGGGGCTGCTCGCGACGGCGAACTTCGGTTCGGGGGCGCGGGAGGATTTCGAGGTGCTGCGCCGCCATCAGCCGAAGGGGCCGCTGATGTGCATGGAGTTCTGGTGCGGCTGGTTCGACCACTGGGGGCCGAACCCGTCGTACGGGACGCCGGGCAGGCGGCGGAGGCGCTGCGGGAGATCCTGGAGTGCGGGGCGTCGGTGAACATCTACATGGCGCACGGCGGGACGAACTTCGCGGGGTGGGCGGGGGCGAACCGGGGCGGTCCGGTGCAGGACGGTCAGTTCCAGCCGACGGTGACGTCGTACGACTACGACGCGCCGGTCGACGAGTACGGGCGGGCCACGGAGAAGTTCCACCTGTTCCGGAAGGTGCTGGCGGAGTACGCCGAGGGCACGCTGCCCGCGCTGCCGCCGGAGCCGAAAGGTCTGGCCGGGCCGGTGCGGGTGGAGCTGGACGGGTGGGCCGGGCTCGGTGACGTACTGGAGGCGCTGGGTGATCCGGAGGAGCCGGAGTCCGGGGCGGCGCCGGCCTTCGAGGAGCTGGGGGTCGGCCGGGGCTGGTGCGTTACCGGGTGGCGGTGCCCGGGCCGCGCATCCCGTACCCGCTGACCGCCGCCGGGCTGCGGGACCGGGCGGTGGTGTACGTGGACGGGGTCCGGGCGGGCGTGCTGACCGAGGAGAGCGCCACGCTGCCGGAGCCGGTGGCGGGTCCGGCGGAGGTGGAGCTGTGGGTGGAGTCGCTGGGCCGGGTCAACTACGGGCCGCGCCTGGGTGAGCCGAAGGGGATCACGGGCGGGGTGCTGCACGAGCGGCAGTATCTGCACGGTGTACGGGCCCGGGGGCTGCGGCTGGACGCCTTCGAGGAGGCGGACGCGGTGGCGGGGGTTGCGTTCGGGCCGGTACCGGGGGTTTCCGGGGGCACCGGGTTGTTCCGGGGGACGTTCACCGTCGAGGGGACGGAGGGCGTCGGCCACGCGGGGCTGCGGCTGCCCGGCTGGACGCGCGGCTTCGTCTGGGTGAACGGCTTCTGCCTGGGCCGGTACTGGTCGGCGGGCCCGCAGGAGACGCTGTACGTGCCAGGGCCGGTGCTCCGTGACGGCGTCAACGAGGTGTGGGTGCTGGAGCTGGAGGGTGCGGGCGGGGCGTGGGTGGAGCTGGGTCCGGGGACGCCGGTGCGTGCCGGCACCCCCGAGCTGGGTCCGGGGACGCCGGTGCTTACCGGCGCCCCCGAGCCCGGTCCGGGGGCGTCCGATCGTACGGACGCCCCCGGGGTGGTTCAGCCGTGATCGGCCGTCAGCGGCGTCAGAGCGTGGCGGCCGCCGAGGCGATGGCGGAGGCGAAGGTCGAGACCTCGGTGTAGACGCCGGGGTAGCCGGGCCGGGCGCAGCCGTAGCCCCAGCTGACGATGCCGACCTGGACCCACTCGTTGGCGTTGTCCTTGCGGAACATCGGGCCGCCGGAGTCACCCTGGCAGGTGTCGATGCCGCCGGTGTCGGGGTAGCCGGCGCAGATCTCCTCGGCCGCGATGAGCTCGTTGCCGTAGGCGGCGCGGCAGGCGGCGTCGGAGACGAACGGGACGTTGGCCTTCAGCAGGTAGCGCTGCTGGCTGCCGCCCTCGCGGTTGGCGCCCCAGCCGGCGACGGTGAACGTGCCCTGGTTGTAGGCGGTGGTGGTGGCGATCTTGAGGGTGGGCTGGTTGATGGGCTGGGCGAGCTTGATGAGCGCCCAGTCCTTGCCGGCTCCGTTGTAACCGGGGGCCTGGAGGACCTTGGTGGAGCGGACCTTGACGGCGTTCGACGACTGGAGGTCGACGACCCCGCCGGTGGCGGTGATCGAGGTGTTGTTGCCGGAGCCGTTCACGCAGTGGGCGGCGGTGAGGACGATGTCCTTGGCGTAGAGGGCGCCGCCGCAGCCCATGGAGAGCCGGACCATGAAGGGGAACTCGCCCTGGGCGGCCCGGGTTCCGCCGACGACGGGGTTGGGGGCGGCCGAGGCGGTGACGGGCTGGAGGCCGACGACCGCTATGGCGACGGTGGCGACGACGACGGAACATCTCTTCAGCGCACGCAGGAGCTGGTTCACGGACTGCCTTCTTTCGTGGGGGGTTGCGGTGGGAACCACGGC
This DNA window, taken from Streptomyces griseus subsp. griseus, encodes the following:
- a CDS encoding helix-turn-helix domain-containing protein, which gives rise to MYHTWMRFFTPSPLHHRLGLVCLGVGLQHGALPTVGPRTLDHHVAVIVNSGTGWFAGPDGRRTPVTGPTLIWLTPGTPHHYGADPGTGWDESFVDFTGPATTTYTELGCIEPDRPLVPLSDTAAPRAAVGRIVRAARRGNPLLEVETAAAVHELLVSLRRARADLGPDGDPVLQALARDAYQPLTVAEHAAKHGMTPAELRTAVRRGAGCSPKDYLLTIRLGRAKELLAATDLPVAAVARRVGYDDPAYFSRLFARRVGTAPVRFREQQGRSVPGGWSDQVPDPDDPPMIRP
- a CDS encoding alkylphosphonate utilization protein, producing the protein MSDIVVKDGNGNVLADGDSVTTVKDLKVKGTSETLKRGTLVKNIRLTGRAGEIECNTKKVKGLVLRTEFLKKA
- a CDS encoding ArsR/SmtB family transcription factor, translated to MSTPLYRLKAEFFKTLGHPVRIRVLELLSEREHAVSEMLAVMGVEAAHLSQQLAVLRRAGLVVARREGSAVYYTLAAPEVAELLRVARTILTEVLTGQAELLADLRAADPRGEGPAGR
- a CDS encoding chorismate mutase codes for the protein MSTSEIDASVQAELNRLRESIDNIDAAVVHMLAERFKATQQVGRLKADHQLPPADPARETRQITRLRQLAQSANLDPAFAEKLLNFIIAEVIRHHERIAEETGNGNATATEA
- a CDS encoding MIP/aquaporin family protein codes for the protein MTLTPARDAGSAPPARSPGLPRRAADEFGLTALLLLGVVSGVRWLFAPDGYGGSGTAFVLLGAGVGALLTALVRSAPGRRSGGHLNPAVTLALWRIGAFPGREVVPYAAAQFGGSVVGTWLAGLVWGPVVARPPVSHAVVRPGPGWGEGAVMAAEAGVLAGSALLLAGLQAHPVGRRLLPYAVGLVTALVIAVLGPLSGGSANPARQLGPALLSGEPGLLWVYGGGPVLGAVAGAGVVAVVRAGGWARGWRTGGSAWDRGDGPARGWWRWRAGG
- a CDS encoding S1 family peptidase, with amino-acid sequence MNQLLRALKRCSVVVATVAIAVVGLQPVTASAAPNPVVGGTRAAQGEFPFMVRLSMGCGGALYAKDIVLTAAHCVNGSGNNTSITATGGVVDLQSSNAVKVRSTKVLQAPGYNGAGKDWALIKLAQPINQPTLKIATTTAYNQGTFTVAGWGANREGGSQQRYLLKANVPFVSDAACRAAYGNELIAAEEICAGYPDTGGIDTCQGDSGGPMFRKDNANEWVQVGIVSWGYGCARPGYPGVYTEVSTFASAIASAAATL
- a CDS encoding ATP-binding protein, yielding MGSAVRIARETTEQELAEWGVGPQEPCTGPALLILSELVANSVRHAAVLSPNVTVIFAGGPDAFAFGVHDRHPYRPALHTPAVTGAGRGLATVMELTLELGGSAVVRGDADEGGKSIWVTFPLRRPAGSRGR